A window of Nicotiana tabacum cultivar K326 chromosome 24, ASM71507v2, whole genome shotgun sequence contains these coding sequences:
- the LOC107773171 gene encoding uncharacterized protein LOC107773171, which translates to SEFAALESSLHMESSEAKLRSNNGFINLEHKYFSNIMDLKRVNNSAAVQRKINVQGKKTDYSSSFKQENSKRMLSMSYFSLESVLLLLCLTASLLLLPLILPPLPPPPFLLLLLPIFILLLLMILAFMPNSNVRNVTHSYL; encoded by the coding sequence TCCGAATTCGCAGCCTTGGAATCTAGCTTGCACATGGAATCATCTGAAGCTAAATTGAGGTCCAACAACGGCTTTATTAATTTGGAACATAAGTATTTCAGCAACATTATGGATTTGAAAAGAGTAAACAACTCTGCTGCTGTCCAAAGAAAGATCAATGTACAAGGAAAGAAGACGGACTATAGCAGTTCATTCAAACAAGAGAATAGCAAAAGAATGTTATCAATGAGTTATTTCAGCTTAGAGTCAGTGCTTCTGCTCCTTTGTCTCACAGCATCTTTGCTACTTCTGCCATTGATTCTTCCACCATTGCCCCCACCACCTTTCTTGTTGCTGCTTCTCCCCATTTTCATACTGCTTCTTCTCATGATCTTAGCATTCATGCCTAATTCTAATGTTCGAAATGTGACACATTCATATTTGTAA